From the Sesamum indicum cultivar Zhongzhi No. 13 unplaced genomic scaffold, S_indicum_v1.0 scaffold00418, whole genome shotgun sequence genome, the window CAGCAGCTTTAGCTTCTTGCACTTTGTGTGTGTTGTTTTGTTGTTCCAAAGCATCTCGTTCGGCTGCTATTGCTGTAAGACAAAATTCATAAtcaatattagcaaaaaatgaACCACTGAATACaacacttaacaaatttaagcAAGGAATAAACTTATTGATCCCCAAAATGGCGTCATCAACAACAATGGTAATTTCAACAAATACTTCTCAGCCAACTGCATGAAACCTTCCAGAAATCATCCTAGTCAACCCCAATCATCAGCAAATTTCAAAGAGCCAATATCTATATCATAATATTGGGTATTAACATCAGAATATACTGGTGATTCAGTAAACTACTGTGATTTCCCATTCAACATAAGATCTCAATATCACATGCATGGATTAATCTCATTCTGACAATATACAAGTGTGTTTTGAGACAAGCACCTTGCAGCAAAGGGAGTTGTTTGCCTCTCCCACCCTGACTTGCTTGCCGTTTGAATGATCTTTTCTTCCGCAAAACGGACTTTGGTAGCACTTGAGTTCTTCTAGGCTGGTATAGCTGCCAACAAAAGAATTGTTTGTTAACTCCAAAAAACGATGTAGCAGCACAGCAAAAAGCCAATCATTAGGATATTCTGAAACTAAACAACTCAGATAATCAGGAAAATGTTGcttacttctttttttacGACAGACGGTAAAGGTTCAAAAACCCCAGAGaacaattgaaaataacaTAGAAATGCATGGGAAAAGGTCAGAAACGAGTAGTCGGTTCAAATACGGTTCTAGGCTCTAGCCAAAATTTGACTAGTCAAATCCAGTTCCGCAAAACTTGGTTAAATGATGCTtacgaaaaaaattaacttgggataaatataagaacGTCCCTACATGCATTAGGAAACATGAGATGCCTCAATAATCTTCACAGAGAAAGTACGTAAacgaaaaagaataaaagtagGCTGAGACATAAGGTATAACAGAAGAAGTTCAAGGTATTAAGTAATTCCACtagaaaaactgaaaaaactATGGCAGCAGCAAAGATACCAATTGTTGAATCCTCACATAAATTTGGAAATAGGTAACAAGTTTTAAATGGATAATAGTAGGAAATCCATTCCTTAATCAATTGTTAACATACAAAAGCAACCATATAATAGGGgcattcttttctttagtCAGAACATTTCCTGGTAAATCTACCCATAACAAATCAACAATCACACTAGTATATCTTTAAAGAAGCAAATCTATTTACCTGGAAAATCCTTACTAAAGCAGAGCGCTTCTGTTTCCGCTTTTTAATCCAATAATTACGGATAGCCTCTATAACTTCCCTTCTCTCAAGATGCATACAAAACTCATAGGCTGCTTGCTCATCAAATTGCTCATCTGGATTGCAGTGAAGCCCTTTCTCAAgagcatcaatgatcaactcaaaACTCTCAGGTTTGACACGTTCTCGCAGCTCCTTTCCTGCATATAACTCGTCATTCAATTTGGTCAGCCATTCCTCATCATCGGAGTCCATGTCATAGATGGCGTTCTTCTTCACCAAAGCCCTGATTAGCTCATCATCTTTCACAGTAATGTACGAATCAGGCCTCACATATGGCATGTAACTGGTATCAACAGGGTTAGACACTTCTTGCACCTCCGGTACAGGAATAAAACTAGCTGCAGGGGACTGCATGTTCCGTTCAGAGCATTCCTTATAAAGTTCCTTGAAAATTGACCAATCTTGTTTATTAGGAAACTCAAGCTTCCAACCACCGTCTGCTGTCCATATTACAGCATGAGTGAAGCGGTTAGAACAAGATGGCCTCATGACCTTTTGTGCAGTCAGACAGTATCGCTTTATTCCACCCTTCATAACAGCAAGAAACCATTGCTTGGAAGAGGATAATTCTAACGTGATAATAGCTCCTTCTTCCCGATAACACTTGTCTGTTTCTGTAATTAACAGGTTAGCAGAACATCTACTGGCACATAGATCCTGTGTCAACACCACTGTGCCAGATTTTAGCTCTTTAATGTTTGCAGTAGAACTCCTCTTACCTGAGCTCCTAAGTAAACGACTAGGTGCTGCAGCAGATAATTGGACGCTGTCGTTTCTAGCTCTGAAAAAATCTGAAGATAAAGCACAACTAGCTTTCTGTGCTCGAAAAGCTGATGGTGGTCTACCTCTCTTACGCCTCAAAGAACTCCTCCGTTTCTGGATATTACGACTGTTTCTTAACTGCAAATTTCGAAGAGCAGATTTAGGTAATCCAACGGCTGAGTGTGACAACGCCCGACTCTCTGAGGTATCATTACCAGATACTACTGCATCAGTGTATGATATGTCTCTTTCAGGGGAAATTTGATAAGCTACTGAAATACAATCTCTGTGGTCTCTCGAAGGAATTTGAAATGAGGTTTCTCCAGCATCATCAACCAGATCTGTCACTTTCTCATCATTCTCATAAATATCTGTCGAATGTGCCACAAGCAAGCAAGCCAAATGCGCAG encodes:
- the LOC110011219 gene encoding uncharacterized protein LOC110011219, coding for MPSVGMRRTTRVFGARVLRSGRRLWTEPHEGSKYVRAAHGENKWTELIDNSADGGGDAGDHRKDMWQDNENGAFVDMTAEARAEECVSEGMVEAKDVDRMCGIVYRRKRMRMELGLTEDKRYGKKFVRKQWRKKSRATESFEICGDFWDPVSRSQELAIVVNGSSYDYGYWVACFLSSLLSYMTRVRIGMRRLRAFVLSKPIFDAFSSCGVLFLQDSITAKNPGICLISGSRSLIPLISVDFTSIPSFFIRMQTSMHLRSAHLACLLVAHSTDIYENDEKVTDLVDDAGETSFQIPSRDHRDCISVAYQISPERDISYTDAVVSGNDTSESRALSHSAVGLPKSALRNLQLRNSRNIQKRRSSLRRKRGRPPSAFRAQKASCALSSDFFRARNDSVQLSAAAPSRLLRSSGKRSSTANIKELKSGTVVLTQDLCASRCSANLLITETDKCYREEGAIITLELSSSKQWFLAVMKGGIKRYCLTAQKVMRPSCSNRFTHAVIWTADGGWKLEFPNKQDWSIFKELYKECSERNMQSPAASFIPVPEVQEVSNPVDTSYMPYVRPDSYITVKDDELIRALVKKNAIYDMDSDDEEWLTKLNDELYAGKELRERVKPESFELIIDALEKGLHCNPDEQFDEQAAYEFCMHLERREVIEAIRNYWIKKRKQKRSALVRIFQLYQPRRTQVLPKSVLRKKRSFKRQASQGGRGKQLPLLQAIAAERDALEQQNNTHKVQEAKAAADRFEGLAIQKRQRAQMLMENADLATYKAMMALRIAEAAQISEAPGTVASLFLG